Proteins encoded by one window of Shewanella avicenniae:
- a CDS encoding protein-glutamate methylesterase/protein-glutamine glutaminase → MGIKVLVVDDSSFFRRRVSEIVNHDPDLEVIGMASNGVEAIKMVAELQPQVITMDIEMPVMDGITAVKRIMESHPTPILMFSSLTHEGAKATLDALEAGALDFLPKRFEDIASNKDEAIAQLQQRVKALGRRRIYRPIRPATMRSNDSSTSMTAGSSGTSTAEPSRFQRARAALQPIREESAAEVRRHATPAPAPIKATGKHYRALLIGTSTGGPVALQRILTQFPANYPHPILLIQHMPAAFTPAFAARLNGLCQIEVKEASNGDMMRPGCAYLAPGGMQMMIERAGTSGRIKVLAGSPEMNYKPSVDITFASASKVFGGDVLAVVLTGMGADGREGARMLKSAGATIWAQDEASSVVYGMPQAVAVAGISTQSIALDHMADAILRESGRG, encoded by the coding sequence ATGGGCATTAAAGTATTAGTCGTCGACGATTCAAGCTTTTTTCGTCGGCGCGTCAGTGAAATTGTTAATCATGATCCTGACCTTGAAGTAATCGGTATGGCCTCAAATGGCGTTGAGGCCATAAAAATGGTGGCAGAACTGCAACCGCAGGTCATCACTATGGACATTGAAATGCCAGTGATGGATGGCATTACCGCAGTTAAGCGCATCATGGAAAGTCATCCTACGCCCATTTTGATGTTTTCTTCATTGACTCATGAAGGTGCTAAAGCAACGCTGGATGCGTTAGAGGCAGGAGCATTAGATTTTCTGCCAAAACGCTTTGAAGATATTGCGTCAAATAAAGACGAAGCAATTGCACAGCTGCAGCAACGCGTTAAAGCATTGGGTCGTCGTCGTATCTATCGTCCAATACGACCCGCAACCATGCGTAGCAACGATTCTTCCACTAGCATGACTGCTGGCAGTTCAGGGACTTCCACCGCTGAGCCATCGCGATTCCAACGCGCCCGAGCAGCGTTGCAGCCAATCAGAGAGGAATCTGCTGCTGAAGTTCGCCGTCATGCGACACCCGCTCCCGCGCCTATCAAAGCAACAGGGAAACATTACCGCGCCTTGCTGATAGGTACTTCTACCGGCGGACCTGTCGCATTGCAGCGTATTTTGACGCAATTCCCAGCCAACTACCCGCATCCCATTTTGCTGATCCAGCATATGCCTGCTGCTTTTACGCCAGCGTTTGCTGCACGCCTCAATGGTTTGTGCCAAATCGAGGTGAAGGAAGCGAGTAACGGTGACATGATGCGCCCTGGTTGCGCTTATTTGGCACCGGGTGGTATGCAAATGATGATCGAACGTGCTGGTACATCTGGGCGGATTAAAGTGCTCGCTGGGTCACCCGAGATGAATTACAAGCCTTCAGTCGATATTACCTTTGCCTCCGCTTCTAAAGTGTTTGGCGGCGATGTGTTGGCGGTTGTGTTAACCGGTATGGGGGCTGATGGTCGCGAAGGGGCTCGCATGCTTAAGTCTGCCGGCGCGACAATCTGGGCACAAGATGAAGCCTCGTCGGTGGTGTATGGTATGCCGCAAGCGGTTGCTGTAGCAGGAATTTCGACGCAATCTATAGCGCTAGACCATATGGCTGATGCTATTTTGCGAGAGTCTGGTCGTGGCTAA
- a CDS encoding ParA family protein, with translation MNVWTIANQKGGVGKTTTVASLAGVLAARGRRVLMIDTDPHASLGYYLGIDSEEIPSSLYDVFLAHQTLSRELIKQHIVPTSVDGIDLLPATMALATLDRSLGHQEGMGLVLRNLVKLLAEDYDVALVDCPPVLGVLMVNALAASDHIVVPVQTEFLAIKGLDRMIKTMELMGRSKKIRYSFSIIPTMYDRRTKASPAALQHLSEVYGDKLWPDVIPVDTKFRDASLAHLPASHYAPQSRGVKAYERLLDYLQNGEFAHVKIG, from the coding sequence GTGAACGTCTGGACCATAGCGAATCAAAAAGGTGGCGTAGGTAAAACCACCACTGTTGCCAGTCTCGCCGGCGTATTAGCTGCGCGTGGTAGACGGGTATTGATGATCGATACAGATCCGCATGCTTCGCTTGGATATTATCTCGGTATTGATTCGGAAGAGATCCCTAGTTCCCTTTACGATGTATTTCTTGCACATCAAACCTTATCGCGCGAGCTTATCAAACAACACATTGTGCCCACATCTGTTGATGGCATTGATCTGTTGCCCGCTACGATGGCGTTAGCAACGCTTGACCGTTCGCTTGGTCATCAAGAGGGGATGGGGCTTGTGCTGCGAAACCTCGTCAAATTATTGGCCGAAGACTACGACGTGGCGTTAGTGGATTGTCCACCAGTACTCGGGGTATTGATGGTAAACGCCTTGGCTGCAAGCGATCATATTGTTGTGCCAGTGCAAACCGAATTCTTGGCCATAAAAGGCTTAGATCGGATGATTAAGACGATGGAACTCATGGGGCGCTCAAAGAAGATTCGTTATAGTTTTTCCATTATACCCACGATGTACGATCGTCGTACCAAGGCATCGCCAGCTGCACTGCAACATTTGAGTGAAGTCTATGGTGATAAATTGTGGCCGGATGTGATTCCTGTCGATACCAAATTTAGAGATGCTAGCTTAGCACACCTACCTGCTTCTCATTATGCGCCGCAATCCCGCGGTGTTAAGGCGTATGAACGC
- a CDS encoding chemotaxis protein CheA, whose translation MAFDVDEEILQDFLIEAGEILELLQEQLVALENNPEDTDLLNAIFRGFHTVKGGAGFLGLAPMVDVCHEAENTFDLLRTGKREVSAALMDIILQALDTINVMFSQTQSGQEQEPADPALLAKLKLLSSGAPLPAEGVAEVEETVEETFIDPDSTDALFDEMVDVAATDIAPVADVPSSSASSDSIDDIDEAEFEALLDALHGQGKGPSVAAAAVVETKPAVVASDSDDITDDEFESLLDELHGKGKFAANAEAKTAEIIKAPTVDADEISEDEFEKLLDELHGKGSAPGTGTAPTAAPKAAAPEAPKAAAKPVAPKAEPAKPAASVAPKPTASVAAVAKDAPVPAMAPAKTPAAAAGNSVPQGETTVRVDTARLDQIMNMVGELVLVRNRLVSLGITREDEEMSKALANLDLVTSDLQGAVMKTRMQPIKKVFGRFPRVVRDLARSLNKDIDLRMVGEETDLDKNLVEALADPLVHLVRNSVDHGIEMPAVREAAGKSRTGVITLSASQEGDHILLKIEDDGAGMDPEKLKQIAIGRGVLDEDTAARMSDSEAYNLIFAPGFSTKTEISDISGRGVGMDVVKTRITQLNGTVHIDSLKGKGTRLEIKVPLTLAIMPTLMIEVAKQVFALPLSSVNEIFHLNLTKTNIVDGQLTVIVREKAVPLFYLEHWLKRNGARLKHGDKKFGHVVIVQLGTMHVGFVVDALIGQEEVVIKPLGALLHGTPGMAGATITSDGGIALILDVPGLLKHYARAKA comes from the coding sequence GCGCCGATGGTGGATGTTTGTCACGAAGCGGAAAATACCTTCGATTTATTGCGGACTGGCAAGCGAGAGGTATCTGCGGCGCTGATGGATATCATCCTGCAGGCGCTTGATACCATCAATGTCATGTTTTCTCAGACGCAATCTGGCCAAGAGCAAGAGCCTGCGGATCCGGCATTATTAGCAAAATTAAAGTTGCTGAGTTCGGGGGCACCATTGCCTGCTGAAGGAGTTGCTGAGGTCGAGGAGACAGTTGAAGAAACCTTTATCGACCCAGACTCTACCGACGCGCTGTTTGACGAAATGGTGGATGTGGCAGCGACTGACATTGCGCCCGTCGCAGACGTTCCCTCATCAAGTGCGAGCTCAGATAGCATCGACGATATTGATGAAGCTGAGTTTGAGGCTTTACTCGATGCTCTACATGGCCAAGGTAAAGGTCCATCTGTCGCAGCTGCAGCAGTGGTTGAAACCAAACCTGCAGTGGTTGCCAGTGATTCTGATGATATTACCGATGATGAGTTTGAATCACTGCTTGACGAGCTGCATGGCAAGGGTAAGTTTGCCGCCAATGCTGAAGCCAAAACTGCTGAAATCATTAAAGCGCCGACGGTGGATGCAGATGAGATTAGCGAAGACGAATTTGAGAAACTACTAGACGAATTACACGGTAAAGGTTCTGCGCCTGGTACCGGTACTGCACCAACTGCAGCGCCTAAAGCTGCTGCGCCAGAAGCCCCGAAAGCGGCAGCTAAGCCTGTTGCTCCGAAAGCTGAACCAGCTAAACCTGCCGCATCCGTCGCACCTAAACCTACGGCCTCCGTTGCTGCTGTCGCCAAAGATGCGCCTGTCCCCGCAATGGCTCCCGCAAAGACACCTGCTGCAGCGGCTGGTAATAGTGTGCCTCAGGGCGAAACTACGGTGCGGGTAGATACCGCACGTCTCGACCAGATCATGAATATGGTGGGCGAGTTAGTTTTGGTGCGTAACCGCTTAGTGAGCCTTGGGATTACGCGTGAAGACGAAGAGATGTCCAAAGCGCTGGCGAACTTGGACTTAGTCACCTCTGATCTGCAAGGCGCGGTAATGAAAACCCGCATGCAGCCAATTAAGAAAGTGTTTGGCCGTTTCCCTCGAGTGGTACGTGACCTTGCCCGTAGCCTCAATAAAGATATTGATCTGCGTATGGTGGGTGAAGAAACCGACCTCGATAAGAACCTTGTTGAAGCCTTGGCTGACCCCTTGGTGCACTTGGTGCGTAACTCGGTAGACCATGGTATTGAAATGCCAGCTGTGCGTGAAGCTGCTGGTAAATCGCGTACAGGGGTGATTACGCTCTCTGCCAGCCAAGAAGGTGACCACATCCTGTTGAAGATTGAGGATGACGGTGCTGGTATGGATCCGGAAAAACTCAAACAGATTGCTATCGGTCGTGGTGTGTTAGACGAAGATACAGCAGCACGTATGTCTGACTCTGAAGCCTACAATCTGATTTTTGCACCGGGATTTTCTACCAAAACAGAGATTTCAGATATTTCGGGCCGTGGGGTAGGAATGGATGTGGTAAAAACCCGCATCACTCAACTCAACGGCACTGTGCATATCGACTCCCTCAAAGGCAAGGGTACTCGGTTAGAAATCAAAGTACCGCTGACCTTGGCGATTATGCCAACCTTGATGATTGAGGTGGCTAAGCAAGTGTTTGCCTTACCACTTTCAAGTGTGAATGAAATCTTCCATCTTAATTTGACCAAAACCAATATTGTTGATGGCCAACTCACAGTTATTGTGCGTGAGAAAGCAGTACCGCTGTTCTATTTAGAGCACTGGTTGAAGCGAAATGGTGCTCGCTTAAAACATGGCGACAAAAAATTTGGCCATGTGGTGATCGTGCAACTTGGTACTATGCATGTGGGTTTTGTCGTTGATGCTTTGATTGGTCAAGAGGAAGTGGTGATTAAGCCTTTGGGCGCATTATTGCATGGAACGCCAGGTATGGCGGGGGCGACTATCACATCTGATGGTGGCATCGCGTTGATTTTGGATGTCCCAGGGCTGTTAAAGCATTACGCCAGAGCAAAAGCTTAA